Genomic segment of Tiliqua scincoides isolate rTilSci1 chromosome 1, rTilSci1.hap2, whole genome shotgun sequence:
agcatgctgactcgagtctgcctgtgtcagggtgtgcttgcttattgttttcacGGCATGAAAAACCTGGTGGGGTCATCATTctgaccgggtgagcagcagggaagttccagtcacaAGGCAAGGAACAGTTAATatgagcaggagcagggaggcaggagcgggctttctgataggaaggaaggaacggatgattattggaggcagaatgggaggtttggtattttctttggctgagagagacaggaagaggagcctaatggagttcttgccttaggattgaacGCAGGAGCCCTGGGAGTaggaggaggcagttcatagcaatcacgctttccaccatGGCATGGCTCCATAGTTACTTGGTGGGACAGaaggagcctcattgaacacaatgggactaagaaatagtggggctgggaagctgggaagcttaccaggatgacccagtcTTTGGCAGCCTAAtggagttcttgccttacaattgaacgcaggagccctgggaggggggagaggcagttcatagcaatcatgctttccaccacatggcatggctccattgttatgTGGTGGgatgggaggaagcctcattgaatgcagtgggactaaGAAGTAGTGGGGCTGggaagcttaccaggatgacccaatcctcggcagctctactcagaaggccaaggatcaggtcatcctgttaagcttcccagctgctgcatgtgaccttcCTCCTCTTGCAGCTTttgtccccactctcttgcagtttgcccatcccctcccaccttgtttacagataggcagggacagcaggggagtgtacaaagagaactctgacacacacacacacacacacagagcaccaaTCCTGTTTTTTCCATGGCGGGTTTTttaaaggtggcagagcaactcAAGTTCTATAGAGTCGCaaaagggtgactcggaaagtgcccccgttatgacttgttgtcaagtggggggtggtgactctagacttgacttgtgtcaagccacactgggtctTCTCATCCCTAGTATTAGGTAGTATTTGTGACTGCAACCAAAAGCCATAAATCCAACAATGAATAAATGCAACGTCATTCattaattataaaaaaaaattataatgttGCACACTGGTAGAACTAGTGGGTTCTATAGAATTTTCTATCAGGATGCAATATGACATGGTATGATAAGAACATTGCATTGAAAGGGAAGGTACACATTGTTTAGAATAAatgagacctccaggactgccccaccttgcaggatgcagcgcacgccattttggcacagttgcTTCGCGAGAAtggggaagcataggactggaccctgaatGAGTGAAATATTCAGATACTAAAAGCAAAATTATCATGTCCAGGAGGAGGAAACATGGGCGTGGGCTCTTCTGTGGGGGGAATGAGCCAGttaaacttacagcacaatcttaaccttGCTCTGGGCTGCTGCATCAGCCTAGGGCATTGATGGCTAACCTATGGAGGGCCATGGAGGGCACATGGAAGGTTGTTGGTGGGCACTCGAAGCCATTGCCCCAGCTGCAAGGCGCAAGCCTCTGCTCACCGCCCCTGGAAGGCGCCAGCAGCcgggagcagggatgggcaaggccaatgagggggtgggaagaaacagacagcagggggaagagccaggcccccggggaggagtcacccccagcagcacAATGGGAgtgcttcctccctctcctgtctGGGGTAAAGCGTGTggggctcagcaaagctgctgctgctgctgctgctgctgcttggggcttgctccaaggaaagtgtggctgggattgcagcctcagagcccaatcctactgtaggagtgcatgtctactcagaagtaagttcactgtagtcagtggggcttactcccaggaaagtgagggtaggattgcagccctagtcaaaaggggggggggtttgctggtagtttaagagcccaagcccatgcatgtctactcagaaggaagtcccattagagtcattggggcttgctcccaggaaagtgtggcttggattgcagcctgagaacccacttctatgcatgtctactcaggagtcagtctcattaaagtcattggggcttgctccaaggaaagagtggctgggattgcagcctgagagcacactcctatgcaagtctactcagaagtaagccccattacagtggatgaggcttactcccaggaaagtgtgcctgggattggagactgctcctgtgcatgtctactcagaagtaagccccatcagagtcaatgaggcttactcctaggaaagagtggctgggattgcagcctcagagcccacttctgtgggtgggtctttttaaaaaaatatattttcttgtttgagaaaatgagcagtggcaaggtcttgcagccaccccctccctgacaatagttatttgcccagcatgtaactagtctgtggaactctttgccacaggaagcagtgatgacaacttgcctagatgcctttaagaagggattggacaaatttctagaggaaaagttcattaaggttACAAATGATAGTGGGTAAAAGATATTAATGTATGAgctgttttttctaaactaaaacctcaatattcaggttaaattgctgtgttggcactttgtgataaataagtgggttttgggttgcattttggacactcggtctctaaaaggttagccatcactggcctagggtgttgcaaacatactgtaaagcatgtttacaccacctggagagtaagcagtACCAGCAGGAAGACCTGAGTCTTCCTGAATGTTTTCTCCATAGGTGAATAAGATAAACTGAAATAATTGTTGGATCTTTTTGTTCCTCAGAGGTCCTGCCCCTCAAGATTAATTATGAAATACCTCCTCCCACATGAATTCTTGCATGGGGGTTTATGAAAACCAGGacaatcaaagaaaaaaaaaggttctcTGTGAGCACCAGAAGAGTGAGTGTAGTCTAGTTGTGTATAAATCATATTGACTATTTGATCTGGGATAATTTGATCTCGGACCACCATATTAGCTTCAAACCGAATTAGCGGTGGGTTAGATGCTGAGGTTTTCCTAAGAGAAAAATGCAAGAGGGTATCTGAAGATACTGCTCAATAGAACCACCACCAACTGGCTTTGTTCATGAAAAAGAGGTAAATAAGTTAATGAGCAGATCAGGTAAATGTGCTGATTCTTCTTACTCTCCTATCTAGTTACAAGGCTCCTTTTGTATTGTATTTAtagatctgatttttttcttcaaaaaacaaCCAGAAGATTCTTTACCAGGCAGGTCTGAAGGATCAATCAGCAACACATTTATGACTCAAAAAAACCAACTCAGAAGAAGGTCTACATTTTGTATGCTCCTGGTTGTGGCTTATATGTACAGACTTAGGTGAACCATCCTGCAGTTTTACATTCGAAATGCCTGTGGAAAACAACACCGTAATATCCGAGTTCATCTTCCTGGGATTTCCAGATCAACCAGAACTGCAGGTTGTTATTTTCACGCTGTTCCTGCTGATCTATGTCATCACAGTAGTGGGCAACTTGGGGGTGATAGCGCTGATCGTGCTGGACGCCCATCttcacacacccatgtactttttcctcagTAGCTTGGCTTTCCTGGATTTTTGCTACTCTTCCAACATCACCCCTAAAGCCTTGGAAAATTTCATGTCAGAAAGGAAAACCATTTCCTTCATAGGGTGCTTCAtccaaatgtatttctttgtaGCTCTTGCAACTACAGAGTGCATTCTTTTTGGGCTGATGGCATATGATCGttatgtggccatctgcaaccctTTGCTGTATACATCCATCATGACCCACATACGATGCATCAAAATGGTAGCTGGGGCATTTGCAGCTGGTTTCTTAAACTCAATTGTACATACCACATCAATAGGTACTTCATCTTTCTGCCAATCTAATGAAatcaaccatttcttttgtgaGAGCCCTCCACTCCTCAAGCTCACCTGTTCAGAGACCACTGTGACTGAAACACTTGTTTTCATCCTTGCCGGAATCAATATGCTGAGCTCTCTCTTCATCATACTGAGTTCCTACACGTACATCCTTGTGACAGTTCTGCAGATGAAGTCAGCTGAGGGCCGCCGAAAAGCCTTCTCGACGTGCATCTCCCACTTGGTAGCTGTGACCATATTCTATGGCACTACTGTATATGTCTACTTACAACCCAGTTCAAACTATTCAGAAGATCAGAACAAAGCTGTGTCTGTATTTTATGCTTTTTTCATTCCAATGCTCAATCCTTTAATTTATAGTTTGAGGAACAAGGAGGTAAAGGCTGCACTGAAGAGAGTAATGAATAAGAACACATTTTCTCCTGTATTGTAACAATGACTTCAATAAACCTTTCAGCCCACACCAAATTAATTTTAGAATGTATTACTACTTTAACCTAGTTTTGCCATAGTACATAGTACTCTTGCTTCATTGAAGCAGTTCTGTAATCCAAGTATTTGTCCTTTGAGTCATAGCCTCCAGGTCAACACATGATGTCAACAGAGATCATACAGATCTCAGTTATTCGGGGAGGGCACTCTGGAACGCTGAAAATAGGCCgtctaactgagggcccaatcctatgcaatgccCAGTACAGGAGCTGGGACAGAGCTGGTCAGAGGCCAGCAACCCACCACTTAGGCGCTCTGCACGAAGTGCCTGGCAGCAGACAGGTAAGtcgggtgtggggggaggcgagaaggaggcgttccgggatgggcaaagggtgggggaaaggggggagggagcgaggcgagagggggtgggtccagtggagcttaaCTCCACCGGATCCGGAGCCCTATGTCTGGCCTCATGACGCAACACAAGGCAtgttgattctgcactggctaaatagctgctgcagaattgaaagCAGCCCCAtagcagggctactttccttacctgggacaaatgtcctcttcccccaaggagatggcagtggctgcctggcatggtCAGGATGCCAAGGCAGCCTCTTTGGCATCACAGCAGCCCCGCGCGCctggcagctcaagattgggctctcaatcagctGATATTTCCTACTCCCTGCAAGCATTTTCTTTATCTCCATAGCTATGCCCCTTTGTTTAGGACTGTTTCATTCTCCTGTGCTGCTGCTTCattggaggtgggaggaggctgcctctggGGCTGCACGCGTTTACTTGAGCTCCGTCtaaaaaacttccttttttcctgtttatgtgtgccttattacaatgttttcttttctacggcacctctgaatgcagttttgcaagccaagtgttttggtttgcaaatgtcccTATTGGGGATAAGAAATCAGCTTTTATCTGTAAGTATGAAGAAGTGAAGTAAAcgacagagaaccagcccagctgcctccgggGAAACCACCCTGAAGAAGAAACGCAGCGTCAAGGTCTCTAAACAGCTGCTGTTATCGGAATGTCCACTTAATCATGGaaaagtgagtaagactgtggaattaaCTTCAGAGGGGGTCGAGGTGgtagaagaagggagtcaaacattAAGTCATCCTGGAGAGAGGAGTGAGACCCCATTATCCTCCAGTGTTTTCAAGGGGGCGGTGAAATCCAGCTCTGTGTGTAATGCAGCTACCAGCACAGATAATTTGGAATGgataggtctcaaggaactgaaagcccTGTCTGGCAAACAATGTGCTCTTATCTCACAAACTCTGCTTACTATCTTCAGAGGCCAGCAGGCTATGGCCTGTAAGTTAGAGGCTTTGTGTCGTCAGTTGAAAACACTCACAGTGAAGGACAGGCCTCCCTGTGTGGGTGACATTCCTGTTGTTTCCTCAACGTCGGAAGTGAGGACGGGAAGAAGACtgcaaccttgcaagatctccctctccatttttcaaagccagctaaactatggcagatggcacacaaaattcagagcaaaatcttcTCTGAGCAGTCTCTTACGCTGTGATTTGCGCGAGGTGGACTTGCAGAATGTGACCAAATTAAGGTCTTCTCCCAATTGGCAAAATATTCTGTTGTCTTTTCGACAGGATGTTATACCTCAAATGCTTCTTAAGTCATCTTCTCTTTTACATCATTTTGGAATACGACCTAAGAAAGTCTattatgaacctcccattattgCTTTTACTCAATCTCGGGGAGTTAGACATCCCAATACAGTTAGGGCTGAGGTTTCTCCTATTAGGCCTAGAACTTTTGAGCATCTGGATTCACAACTCTTGGACCCCACTTCTGAATTTCTattgaaagagtcattttcagagctagctctgctagaacaggagcgtttgatttctgccttgaaagagctggtgcaagactttgaaaacatacaagacacatcagcttctactcctttccagaaacaggatgtttctCCAGAAGATTTGATGGATATGGAGGTAGCTGTGAAGCAGATACCTACTCCTAGGACTTTTCATCCAGACCTACAGTGTTTAATGGACTTTAACTGCTACCATGGACATACTGCTACCATGGACAGTGTCTAATGGTCATCTAACGAATCcaattttggttaataaaggggttagacagggttgtgttcttgccccactcttatttaacttttatataaattcattgatcacttcttttgatgatctggccttacatcctccaaagcttgctgatcgtcatgttcctgttctggcatatgccgacgatgtgcttatattatcaagaacacaggtcggcatgaggagggctcttcgccatctagccctggtcagttcacaggaggaattaattataaattctgaaaaacaaaggtgctggtttttgctagacgttataaggcctttcgatggctcctaaatgggaaacccattgagcaggttaaaataataaaatacctgggggtgatttttcattatcaaggaggccgtttggcccacaaaaactatgtcggtcaatcagcacagaaaacatctggtgccatttatcatttttattcatctaaaggcgccaaatttctccctgcggctttaaggctgcacactgctaaaactagggttcaattgctctatggctctgagattgccccatatttaaataccaggtctttggaggtgatccagaccaaatttttgcgccaattgatgtatgttccccgatgtgtgccgaacactgtggtcaggttggaatccggtaccccaagtatagagatgtcgatgtggttaaatgccttacattattttttgaagattctctcgcgacaggataactttacttatttgatcttttcggatccttttgtaggcacctgggaaaaaaggtgcttggatcatttcaaactttgcaatctctccccagagtctttaatgatgatgagcccgggagacgcaaaagaaattttgcgtcagaggttggcagaccttgaattgagatctgcgagagccagactttctgtgtatgtttttcttggggatcaagctcttgcattttctcctgctagatatttttataatattgttattcccaaatttaggattgcttttactaaagctaggtgtaatgcacttttatcagcagttcttttggggcgttatgcaaggcgtccctatgcagagagactgtgcccctgccctcaaaacgtggtggagacaactgcccacattgttttgcaatgtccacacTATGACGacttgagatctaaatttatctccccgatctttgGTATTGAAATGGGGATGCAggcggaggagcagcttgcttttctgctttctgatgtatactcagatatatcactcagggtcgcccgcttctgttatgctgcacagttggtaaggaagaaaattgagagtgtaaatctctgattttatgattttacatatgtgtatcggggtgttggttttaattctgtgtattttgttttgttgtttgtgactagctggtcggatgatcgtaaataaagtatctatctatctatctgctgcttcatcactgagctgcatgaaatcctttgtctctgctggagagaaggtggagtacctcaagacatgagggatgcaaacatcatcacactgtacaagaacaaaggcgacaggggtgactgcaacaactaccgtggcatctctctccttagcgttgtaggaaagctgtttgcccgagttgtactaaagaggctccaggtacttgcagagagcgtttatccagaatcacagtgtggattccgagccaacaggtccaccactgatatggtattctcccttagacaactgcaggagaaatgcagggaacaacgacagccactctttatagccttcatagatcttacgaaggctttcgacctggtcagcagggatggcctcttcaagattctccccaagattggatgtccacccaggctcctcagcatcatcaggtccttccacaaggacatgaagggcactgttgtctttgatggctccacatcacacccctttgacatctgaagcggcgtgaagcagggctgtgttcttgcaccaaccttgtttgggatcttctttgctgtcctgctgaagcaggcctttggaactacaacagaaggcatctatctccagaccagatcagatggaaagctcttcaacctctccagactgagagcaaagtccaaagtccagctgaaatgtctgcgtgacttcctctttgccgacgatgcagctatcactacccactctgccaaagatctccagcagctcatggatcgttttagcaaggcctgccaagattttggactgacaatcagcctgaagaaaacacaggtcatggttcaggatgtggacttacctccctgcattacaatctttgcgcatgaactggaggttgtccatgactttgtgtaccttggctcaacgatctccgacactctttctcttgataccgagctaaacaaacgcatcggtaaagcagctaccacgttttccagactcacaaagagagtctggtccaacaagaagctgacggaacataccaagatccaggtctacagagcttgcgtcctgagtacacttctgtactgcagcgagtcatggactcttcactcacaacaggagaggaaactgaatgctttccacatgcgctgcgtccgacgtattctcggcatcacctggcaggacaaagtttcaaacaacacagtcctggaacgtgctggaatccctagcatgtatgcactactgaaacagagacgcctgcgttggctcggtcatgtcgtgagaatggatgatggccggatcccaaaggatctcctctatggagaactcgtgcaaggaaagcgccctacaggtagaccacagctgcgatacaaggacatctgcaagagggatctgaaggccttaggagtggacctcaacaagtgggaaaccctggcctctgagcggcccgcttggaggcaggctgtgcaacatggcctttcccagtttgaagagacacttggccaacagtctgaggcaaagaggcaaagaaggaaggcccatagccagggagacaggccagggacagactgcacttgctcccagtgtggaaggtattgtcactcccgaatcggccttttcagccacactagacgctgttccagaaccacctttcagagcgcgataccatagtctttcgagactgaaagttgccaactataGCTGCTTCATTTCTGTTCACTCACAGTTATTCAGTTCTTCTTTTGTGCTTTTATTTGGGTATCTCACCTGGCTCCTGTTGAAAACAGTTTGTAGAGTTAGGTCTAGGATGTAGAAGTCATGTGATTAAGAATATCTGCTTTCATTGTTTCAGATAAAGCTTGTAGACTTTTAGCTCTTACCACTGTGTCTGCAAAATTGAATGTGTGCACAAAATATCTCATGAAATTTCAAAGGGTCCAGTGGGGAAAATAAAATCTCCAATAATTGAGGGGCAGGAACAACACAAGACAAGGTAAATTTGGTATGAATTTGACCACTGTATTGATAATTAATATAGCTATTAATGTAGCACAATACGTCCTACATCCTTCAGCCTGTGCGGCTCTTTTGGGCAATGCTTGGCAGAACCCTGATCACTCTGCTGGCCAATCAGTCCTGTCTATCCATGTTTTTTCTTCACAAATTAATTTCTCAGATTTCTCCCAACTTTACTTATCAATCAGTTGTTCCCCAACTCTTTACCCTCCAACATattaattctctccccaatccctccGATTAATTTCCCCATCAAGTTTTTCCCTAAAATATTGCTTCTCTGcatattcctcctttcaaaaaATTAATTCTCCCAAAAttacttttccttttcaaaatccatttccccctcttcttgtacaaatcaattttgccttctgcttgcccaaatcttttttcaaaatctattcccccccttctgtctctaatgtatttatttattatttaaatgtattAATTTTCTGCCCCTCAGCACTGTCTCGGATATGCAATGTGGCCCTCTTGCTgcaatgtttggagacccctgatctagtgcaaTGGCTAGTCAGGGCAATACAGTAAATGCTTGTTATTGTAGGTAGAGTCTTATAATCAATTAGTAATACTGATCTACcataatggctgcaatcctaaccacactttcctgagagtaagccccattgaacagaatagaacttacttctgagtagacctggttaggattgtgctcaatgTCACATGTGTAAAATACTGTCCTTTGGAACACATTCATTCCTGCTCAGTTCTGTTCTTATTTGatgagcagagctccgcggacccgcctcctatccctcccccaggcatgcctccagcccaccccctcccctgtcacacttccccatcacacctcctccccaccctctctccgccccccaccagcgtcccccctccccagaacacctcctccccgcccccgcccccacctacctttccgcagctcagcagtctgggagactgctgagctgcagaagctgggcgattgccccgtgctagcccagcaccggccgacGCTGGGCTGGCATGGGCTCAATcccggcggtgaggctcgcaaacgtgctttacagcacatttgtgacagtgctcgatGGCACAGAACCGtaccgccgagcacaggattgggctctaggactgtgaaaaattttcctacttgatgatgtcacttccagtgggtcctgatagactgtcattttaaaaagtgagcaccagtgctaaaagtttgagaaccactgctctgcggTGTTCACAACATTTTGTGAACATTATCTTGTTGAAATTTTGGTAAAACCCTTGTAAAGTAGATGAGCattcttacagtgcagtcctaggaatgtttactcagaagtaagtcctcttctgtttcagtagggcttgcttccaggaaagcatgtataggattggagtcCTATTCCTGTGTTTCAGGTGTGGGGcaaaagctgagagaaagtgacttgttgcaaataaattaataataaggACTCCAACAAGAGAGTCCAACTATATGCAATACACTGATGTATTATAATTTGTGAGAGTCTAGCGGTTTAGAGCCAGGGGTTCAACCATGAGGCTATAACAGCTCTCTCTAATCTACATTAAGCTTGGAGAGGCATTTTTTAG
This window contains:
- the LOC136644586 gene encoding olfactory receptor 5F1-like is translated as MPVENNTVISEFIFLGFPDQPELQVVIFTLFLLIYVITVVGNLGVIALIVLDAHLHTPMYFFLSSLAFLDFCYSSNITPKALENFMSERKTISFIGCFIQMYFFVALATTECILFGLMAYDRYVAICNPLLYTSIMTHIRCIKMVAGAFAAGFLNSIVHTTSIGTSSFCQSNEINHFFCESPPLLKLTCSETTVTETLVFILAGINMLSSLFIILSSYTYILVTVLQMKSAEGRRKAFSTCISHLVAVTIFYGTTVYVYLQPSSNYSEDQNKAVSVFYAFFIPMLNPLIYSLRNKEVKAALKRVMNKNTFSPVL